One Terriglobia bacterium DNA segment encodes these proteins:
- a CDS encoding type II toxin-antitoxin system RelE/ParE family toxin yields MIVSYRDKRASDFAGGKRVKAFSGFERSARLKLDRLESATSLKDLAALPGNRFEALAGDRKGQYSIRINDQWRICFEWPDRAPGPSKVEIVDYH; encoded by the coding sequence GTGATTGTCAGCTACCGGGACAAGCGCGCCAGCGACTTTGCTGGCGGTAAGCGGGTCAAAGCCTTCTCTGGCTTTGAGCGCTCCGCGCGCCTGAAGCTCGACCGTCTGGAGTCGGCAACGTCACTGAAGGACCTTGCCGCGTTGCCGGGCAATCGTTTTGAAGCCCTGGCAGGCGACCGCAAAGGGCAGTACAGCATCCGTATTAACGATCAATGGCGGATTTGCTTCGAGTGGCCGGACCGGGCGCCGGGGCCGTCAAAGGTGGAGATCGTCGATTACCATTAG